The Marinilongibacter aquaticus genome has a window encoding:
- a CDS encoding OmpA family protein, whose amino-acid sequence MKKYIGFCLAFFGTVAAFAQVTVKPKFEKSSTINVQIEKVELTSEYTIFSMEYVGKTTKEMLKEYLNANPELKEQLGQMPTMMRDMYLKRMMEQGGGQSFISFQPTSVLRSPSGEEFKFIKAEDIPESPEKMSLPSGENHNFVVYFERLDTGISRFDLIENPKEEENGTEFWNFYGVQIKNPKAGETNTVSNSEAENFVLNGKVFNAQTDQPIAAKITCIQQGGKAAFDSVMTSRTGYYEFLLNRKNYVYKVEAQGFETVEQAFDLTNWNGESIEQNFYLEPKKDDIEKVDDKTYRLNKVYFETGKANLKEASFPELNNVVKMLKENPEMRIRVDGHTDNQGDSGLNKILSLDRAKNVRDYLIGQGIAAERIEFKGWGDTKPVFSNASEEQRKKNRRVEIVIID is encoded by the coding sequence ATGAAGAAATATATTGGTTTTTGTCTGGCTTTTTTCGGGACTGTTGCAGCATTTGCTCAGGTTACCGTCAAGCCGAAATTCGAGAAAAGCTCAACGATTAATGTACAGATTGAAAAGGTAGAACTCACCTCGGAATACACTATTTTTTCGATGGAGTATGTGGGTAAAACCACCAAGGAAATGCTGAAGGAGTATCTCAATGCCAATCCAGAGCTCAAAGAGCAACTGGGACAGATGCCCACCATGATGCGGGATATGTATTTGAAAAGAATGATGGAACAGGGTGGGGGACAGTCTTTCATTAGTTTCCAGCCTACCTCTGTTTTACGGAGCCCTTCTGGCGAAGAATTTAAGTTTATAAAGGCAGAGGATATTCCAGAATCGCCTGAAAAAATGAGTTTGCCAAGTGGCGAAAACCACAATTTCGTGGTCTATTTTGAAAGGCTGGATACGGGAATTTCAAGGTTTGATTTGATTGAAAACCCGAAAGAAGAAGAAAATGGCACGGAATTTTGGAATTTCTATGGGGTGCAAATAAAGAATCCCAAGGCGGGCGAAACGAATACAGTTTCGAATTCCGAAGCCGAAAATTTTGTGTTGAATGGGAAAGTCTTTAATGCCCAAACCGATCAACCCATTGCGGCGAAAATCACCTGCATTCAACAAGGTGGGAAAGCGGCCTTCGATTCGGTAATGACTTCGAGAACAGGTTATTACGAGTTTCTGCTTAATCGCAAAAACTATGTGTACAAAGTAGAAGCTCAGGGTTTTGAAACTGTTGAACAAGCTTTTGATTTGACAAACTGGAACGGTGAAAGCATTGAACAAAATTTTTATCTCGAACCGAAAAAGGATGATATCGAAAAAGTGGACGATAAAACTTATCGCTTGAACAAGGTGTATTTTGAAACGGGTAAAGCCAATTTGAAAGAGGCTTCTTTCCCCGAGCTGAACAATGTAGTAAAGATGTTGAAGGAAAATCCGGAAATGCGGATTCGTGTGGATGGGCATACCGACAACCAAGGCGACAGTGGACTGAATAAAATATTGTCTTTGGATCGGGCGAAGAATGTCAGGGATTATCTCATCGGTCAGGGTATTGCAGCAGAACGCATCGAATTTAAAGGTTGGGGTGATACCAAACCGGTGTTTTCGAACGCCAGTGAAGAGCAACGGAAAAAAAACAGACGAGTCGAGATTGTAATTATAGATTAA
- a CDS encoding potassium channel family protein has translation MKYIVIGLGNFGSTLSSRLTALGHEVFGVDNRLDTVEQFKDKITHTICLDSSKPSALHSLPIKDADIVVVAIGEDVGASILTTALLKQHNAKRIIGRSINPLHQTVLESIGVETVVNPEKIAAEQFSKQLELSEVVESFDLSEDTSILEIEVPKRYLGRAAGNIDFRGTYNLKIIGIKRFETRKNVFGLMSKHAIVDMDIDPEHEFTESDLLVLMGNMKNFQKMIGKDSD, from the coding sequence ATGAAATACATCGTGATCGGTCTAGGAAACTTCGGTTCCACTCTCAGTTCGCGTCTGACGGCATTGGGGCATGAGGTATTTGGTGTAGACAACAGGCTCGATACCGTAGAGCAGTTCAAAGACAAAATTACCCATACGATTTGTCTGGATTCTTCGAAACCTTCGGCCTTGCATTCACTGCCCATAAAAGATGCTGACATTGTTGTTGTGGCGATCGGTGAGGATGTCGGGGCTTCGATTTTGACAACCGCCTTGTTGAAACAACACAATGCCAAAAGAATCATTGGCCGGTCGATCAACCCTTTGCACCAAACGGTTTTGGAATCCATAGGGGTGGAAACGGTGGTGAATCCGGAGAAAATTGCGGCCGAGCAATTTTCAAAACAACTTGAATTGAGCGAGGTGGTGGAATCGTTCGACTTGTCGGAAGACACCAGTATTTTGGAGATCGAAGTGCCGAAACGTTATTTGGGCCGTGCGGCTGGCAATATCGATTTTCGGGGCACATACAATCTTAAAATTATTGGAATAAAAAGATTTGAAACTCGGAAAAACGTATTCGGATTGATGAGCAAACACGCCATCGTTGATATGGACATCGATCCTGAACACGAATTTACCGAGTCCGATTTGTTGGTTCTGATGGGCAACATGAAGAATTTCCAGAAAATGATCGGTAAAGATTCCGATTGA
- a CDS encoding helix-turn-helix domain-containing protein, translating into MEEPAFAYQSAKPSGKLSDFVDSFWMLSNPLQQDKALVVLPDGRVDLFFSYSTSEDFHVMVSGIETRANHAQFTAQTHIFAVSFKLPAIEYLFPNGIADLLDDVSLLPENAFGISKTDLRDFKHFQNKIQGKLLAYFDASVLDPRKKRLFEYIYEKQGDCTVKALSAHCAWSARQINRYFNAQFGLSPKAYCNILRFRASFKQIKEGKFFLETAFADQSHFIREIKKYAGASPKKLNKNTNDRFIQFSTLSEK; encoded by the coding sequence GTGGAAGAGCCTGCCTTCGCATATCAATCTGCCAAACCTTCTGGCAAGCTATCCGATTTTGTCGATAGTTTCTGGATGTTGAGCAACCCGTTGCAGCAAGATAAGGCACTTGTTGTATTGCCCGACGGACGGGTTGATTTATTCTTTTCCTATTCCACATCCGAAGATTTTCATGTCATGGTTTCGGGCATTGAAACCCGTGCCAACCATGCTCAATTTACTGCACAAACACACATTTTCGCGGTGAGTTTCAAACTGCCTGCCATTGAATATTTATTTCCAAATGGGATTGCCGATTTGCTCGACGACGTCAGTTTATTGCCTGAAAATGCTTTCGGTATAAGCAAAACCGACCTTCGTGATTTCAAGCATTTCCAGAATAAAATACAAGGGAAGCTTCTTGCCTATTTCGACGCCTCAGTTTTGGATCCGCGAAAAAAGCGATTGTTTGAATATATATACGAAAAACAAGGAGATTGTACAGTAAAGGCTCTTTCTGCACATTGTGCATGGAGTGCCCGACAGATCAATCGCTATTTCAACGCACAATTTGGCCTTTCGCCAAAAGCCTATTGCAATATCCTACGGTTCAGGGCTTCTTTCAAACAAATCAAAGAAGGCAAGTTTTTCCTAGAAACCGCCTTCGCCGACCAGTCCCACTTTATCCGTGAAATCAAAAAATACGCGGGCGCTTCTCCAAAAAAATTGAACAAAAACACAAACGACCGATTTATACAATTTTCAACCCTTTCCGAGAAATAA
- a CDS encoding FAD-dependent oxidoreductase — MLLYDKKIAIIGGGPGGLTLANLLQQQGLDVQVYERDYDKNARVQGATLDLHVGSGLEALKRAGLLSAFYENYRPNAGKLRVLDQNGLVHYDEHSSPDSVSEDRPEIDRGPLRKILLDALDAGTVVWNSHFQSLVKQDTGWLLNFENGQSIYADFVVAADGANSKIRPYISDTKALYSGVTIVEGNVYNAQENAPQLYDLVNGGKLFAFGNTQSIILSAKGDGSLSFYTGCREAAHWTESSGLDFGDKKQVLKWFKAAFASWSPLWQELFQSDSLWFVPRPQYHFPLDQTWPTLGTLTMIGDAAHRMPPYAGEGVNMAMQDAFELAESLCNSNFTSLDEAISAFERGMQKRAQEITAMTLYQTEKLHAEGAIAHILRVFKGED, encoded by the coding sequence ATGTTATTATACGATAAAAAAATAGCCATAATAGGTGGTGGCCCAGGCGGCCTGACCTTGGCCAATTTACTGCAACAACAAGGATTGGATGTACAGGTATACGAAAGAGACTACGACAAAAACGCCAGAGTACAGGGAGCCACACTCGATTTACACGTTGGCTCTGGCCTCGAAGCCTTGAAAAGGGCGGGTTTACTTTCCGCGTTTTACGAAAATTACAGGCCGAATGCCGGCAAACTCCGTGTTCTAGATCAAAATGGTCTTGTGCACTACGACGAACACAGTTCGCCCGATTCGGTCAGTGAAGACCGCCCCGAAATCGATCGCGGCCCTTTGCGGAAAATCCTTTTGGATGCTCTGGATGCAGGCACCGTGGTATGGAATAGCCATTTTCAATCCTTGGTAAAACAAGACACAGGCTGGCTTCTAAATTTCGAAAACGGACAAAGCATTTATGCCGATTTTGTGGTGGCCGCCGATGGAGCCAATTCTAAAATCAGGCCTTATATCAGCGATACAAAAGCTCTATATTCGGGAGTTACCATTGTGGAAGGGAACGTGTACAATGCACAAGAAAATGCTCCCCAACTTTACGATTTGGTGAATGGCGGTAAACTTTTCGCTTTTGGAAACACCCAATCCATTATTCTCAGTGCTAAAGGCGATGGCAGCTTATCCTTTTATACAGGCTGCCGTGAGGCTGCACATTGGACCGAAAGTTCGGGTCTAGATTTTGGAGACAAAAAGCAAGTTTTAAAGTGGTTCAAAGCCGCATTCGCCTCTTGGTCTCCTCTGTGGCAAGAACTTTTCCAAAGCGATTCACTTTGGTTTGTGCCACGCCCGCAATACCATTTTCCGCTTGACCAAACTTGGCCTACTTTGGGCACATTAACTATGATCGGAGATGCTGCACACAGAATGCCGCCCTATGCCGGAGAAGGCGTAAATATGGCGATGCAAGATGCTTTTGAATTGGCCGAAAGCCTCTGCAATTCTAATTTTACAAGTCTCGATGAAGCCATTTCAGCATTTGAAAGAGGCATGCAAAAAAGAGCCCAAGAGATCACTGCAATGACTTTGTATCAAACCGAAAAATTACATGCAGAAGGGGCAATTGCACACATACTCCGTGTTTTCAAAGGAGAAGATTAA
- a CDS encoding glycosyltransferase family 2 protein has product MKELLAPVALLTFRRLDVLKQTVDALQKNTLAKDTELFVFSDWGRNESEQDEVRRVREYLKKLEGFETVHIIESGEHRGLAKSVKYAVDTVFCTHDRVIVVEDDILCSPDFLAYANEGLHCYAANSQVFSITGHRYPFSIPASYDQDTFLMPRSCAWGWATWKDRWALIDWEKDYFESLQKNTYLRNRFAERNGYDWLQVARMRKQGKMDVWSDFWNYTHFKHGAFAVAPVKMKTNHIGYDHYAVNEGKGSQVQRHAQLASHSVKFDPFPYPDEEILKNISAYFRGTPLYNLKREIRIWTGIDIA; this is encoded by the coding sequence ATGAAGGAATTGCTTGCCCCAGTGGCTTTGCTCACTTTTCGTCGTTTGGATGTTTTAAAACAAACGGTGGATGCTTTACAAAAAAATACGCTGGCCAAAGACACAGAGCTTTTTGTTTTCAGCGATTGGGGACGAAACGAAAGTGAACAAGATGAGGTAAGGCGTGTCCGTGAATATTTAAAGAAACTGGAGGGTTTTGAAACTGTGCACATTATTGAGTCTGGAGAGCATCGAGGTTTGGCAAAATCTGTGAAATATGCTGTAGATACGGTGTTCTGCACTCACGACCGGGTGATTGTTGTTGAAGACGATATTTTGTGTTCACCCGATTTTCTGGCCTACGCCAACGAAGGATTACACTGCTATGCAGCCAACTCCCAGGTGTTTTCAATTACGGGTCACCGTTATCCTTTTTCAATTCCTGCTTCGTATGATCAAGATACCTTTTTAATGCCGCGTTCTTGTGCTTGGGGTTGGGCCACATGGAAAGACCGATGGGCTTTGATCGATTGGGAAAAGGATTATTTCGAAAGTCTTCAAAAGAATACTTATCTCCGAAACCGTTTTGCCGAACGGAATGGTTACGATTGGCTGCAAGTGGCCCGCATGCGAAAGCAGGGTAAAATGGATGTGTGGAGCGATTTCTGGAATTACACGCATTTCAAGCATGGAGCCTTTGCCGTGGCTCCGGTTAAAATGAAGACAAATCATATAGGATACGATCACTATGCGGTGAATGAAGGAAAGGGCTCTCAGGTGCAGCGGCATGCTCAGTTGGCAAGCCATTCGGTGAAATTCGATCCATTTCCATACCCCGACGAAGAAATTTTGAAAAATATCAGTGCTTATTTTCGGGGAACGCCTTTGTACAATTTAAAGCGTGAAATCCGTATTTGGACGGGCATTGACATTGCCTAA
- a CDS encoding TrkH family potassium uptake protein has translation MKFRDHYVDILDRLTLVREKMVRRLNWGIFTTLLIGFALVIYQIGFPKEQSVHDTVVFILEEIPWVLFLLYIAKWFFQSFVRKKPKVFDRNNFSDFILALLLFAFETFRADYRFLSSIWFLYILLSVMFVIRVMRESSNLKSKRLTPSILFVVSFVMLIFVGTALLLIPDASTHRLSVVDALFTATSAVCVTGLTVVDTSTAFTPIGQDLLLVLIQIGGLGLMTFTNFFAILFQGGISFRNHLILSDIMQTDKPNSLFSTLMKILAYTVVIEILGVFFIHYVTNEEFFTTSVDSWMFSTFHAISAFCNAGFSTLPNGLYNVDFRYNYDFQMVICFLVILGGIGFPVVIDLYNTLKSSLKNLLRSIFFGENFNFQARNLNVHSRLVLTSTLVLLTLGTVLFFITEYQNTLLDHPTLYGKFVQAFFGSVTPRTAGFNTVDMGALMQGTILIYLLLMWIGASPSSTGGGIKTTTFTIAISNIVSLARGKDRVDLFRREVSDISIKRAFAVLFLSLLIIGLAVLLISIFEPNQELTAIAFECFSAYSTVGLSLNLTPELGTASKLILVVTMFLGRVGMFTLLFGLFKKAECRHFHYPRENVLIV, from the coding sequence GTGAAATTTAGAGATCACTATGTAGACATTCTCGATCGTCTCACACTGGTTCGGGAAAAAATGGTCAGAAGGTTAAACTGGGGCATATTTACTACGCTCTTGATCGGTTTTGCCCTTGTAATATATCAGATTGGCTTTCCCAAAGAACAAAGTGTGCACGATACGGTGGTATTTATACTGGAAGAAATACCCTGGGTACTTTTTCTGCTGTACATTGCCAAATGGTTTTTTCAGAGTTTTGTACGAAAAAAGCCAAAGGTCTTTGACCGAAACAACTTCTCCGACTTCATCCTTGCCCTCCTTCTTTTTGCATTCGAGACTTTTAGAGCGGATTACCGATTCCTGAGCAGCATTTGGTTTTTGTATATTTTGCTTTCGGTAATGTTCGTGATCCGCGTGATGCGGGAAAGTTCGAATTTGAAAAGTAAGCGTTTGACGCCTTCCATTTTGTTTGTGGTGAGTTTTGTGATGTTGATTTTCGTGGGTACGGCACTCTTGCTTATTCCAGATGCCAGTACGCACAGGCTGAGTGTGGTGGATGCTTTGTTTACGGCCACTTCTGCGGTTTGTGTCACAGGGCTTACGGTGGTCGATACCTCAACGGCATTCACGCCGATTGGCCAAGATTTGCTCTTGGTTTTGATCCAAATAGGTGGCTTGGGATTGATGACCTTTACCAACTTTTTCGCGATTTTGTTTCAGGGTGGTATTTCTTTCCGAAACCACTTGATTCTGAGCGATATAATGCAAACAGACAAGCCGAATTCCTTGTTTTCTACCTTGATGAAAATCTTGGCTTATACGGTGGTGATCGAGATTTTGGGCGTGTTTTTTATACATTATGTGACCAACGAAGAATTTTTCACCACCTCGGTCGATTCATGGATGTTCTCGACTTTCCATGCCATCTCGGCTTTTTGTAATGCGGGTTTCAGCACTTTGCCCAATGGCCTTTACAATGTTGATTTCCGCTACAATTACGATTTTCAGATGGTGATTTGCTTTTTGGTGATTTTGGGCGGAATTGGTTTTCCCGTCGTCATCGATTTGTACAACACCTTGAAAAGCTCGCTGAAAAACCTTTTGCGGTCGATTTTCTTCGGCGAAAATTTCAATTTTCAGGCCCGTAACTTGAACGTGCATTCGCGTTTGGTGCTCACCTCGACTTTGGTCTTGCTCACGTTGGGCACCGTGCTCTTTTTCATTACGGAATACCAAAATACATTATTGGATCACCCCACGCTTTACGGGAAATTCGTGCAGGCCTTTTTTGGTTCGGTTACGCCCAGAACAGCAGGTTTCAATACCGTGGACATGGGAGCCCTGATGCAGGGCACCATTCTGATTTACCTTTTGCTTATGTGGATTGGGGCTTCGCCGAGCAGTACCGGTGGCGGGATTAAGACTACGACATTTACTATTGCCATTTCAAATATTGTGTCTTTGGCTCGTGGGAAAGACCGCGTCGATTTGTTCAGAAGAGAAGTGTCGGATATTTCGATAAAAAGGGCTTTTGCGGTTCTGTTTCTTTCCTTGCTCATCATTGGATTGGCGGTTTTGTTGATCAGTATTTTTGAGCCCAATCAAGAGTTGACAGCCATTGCCTTTGAATGTTTTTCGGCCTACAGTACCGTGGGACTTTCTTTAAACCTGACCCCGGAATTGGGCACGGCCAGCAAGCTTATTTTGGTGGTCACCATGTTTTTGGGGCGTGTCGGGATGTTCACTTTGCTTTTCGGTTTGTTCAAAAAAGCAGAATGTCGACATTTCCATTATCCGAGAGAAAACGTTTTAATTGTTTAA